Proteins from one Anastrepha obliqua isolate idAnaObli1 chromosome 2, idAnaObli1_1.0, whole genome shotgun sequence genomic window:
- the LOC129239071 gene encoding glucose dehydrogenase [FAD, quinone]-like, producing MSATVEGFSTCASQSTGTVNLLVNTLLQALLAAQCSLSHKDNWAEDYADQALKNGLDTYDFVIVGAGTAGSVLASRLSENPDWKILLLEAGGDPPQESDIPELFFAIQHSNFTWNYQTEQSDKACWASKDKRCYWPRGKIIGGSGNINALLHIPGNPKDYNSWLQQGNTDWGWNDVLPIFEQITGSNGLLKIKKFENEGSDEEYIEMITSGAEELGIPRVAAITEGSEIGYAKLPRTIYEGRRTSTAKSYLGRAMKRTNLHVIKNAQVTKLHFDESGERLQSASFILREKHELTVNVGKELILSAGAIDSPKLLLLSGVGPAQHLQSLHIPLVHELPIGDNLQDHLFTLLCFKMEENTATHISEKMVLDIVYNYLIHSRGPLSGDGVVSLTGFINTRNGSNAQYPDIQFLHEFVHRGDYLSLRIILDAFTLNDVYIKAIEKQLESANILIVVSVLSYPESRGKLQLQSANYKDSPKLYANYLENPLDMATLLRGIRFQEKMAHTASFRARDAQLLQVPIPECDALVTGSDDYWRCYVKYFTFTLYHQTGTVKMGPDSDKTSCVNPRLKLRGVRNLRVADASIMPLIPSANTNAATIMIAERAADFIKKDWLGTQAEKTEAHNEL from the exons ATGTCCGCCACGGTCGAAGGATTTTCAACGTGTGCATCGCAGAGCACGGGCACAGTCAACTTGCTAGTCAATACCCTGCTGCAGGCGTTACTTGCAGCGCAATGCTCCCTCTCACATAAGGATAACTGGGCGGAGGATTATGCGGATCAGGCACTCAAAAACGGCCTGGACACCTATGATTTTGTGATTGTGGGCGCTGGAACTGCAGGATCTGTGCTAGCTAGTCGACTAAGTGAGAATCCTGAttggaaaattttacttttagaaGCCGGCGGTGATCCACCACAAGAGTCAGAT aTTCCTGAGCTATTCTTCGCCATACAACACTCCAATTTTACTTGGAACTATCAAACGGAACAGTCGGACAAGGCTTGTTGGGCTTCAAAAGACAAACGTTGCTATTGGCCACGAGGTAAGATCATTGGCGGTTCGGGCAATATCAATGCGCTGCTGCACATACCGGGCAATCCAAAAGACTACAATAGTTGGCTGCAGCAAGGTAACACCGATTGGGGTTGGAATGATGTTTTACCAATCTTCGAGCAGATTACCGGCTCTAAtggacttttaaaaataaaaaaattcgagaaCGAAGGATCCGATGAAGAGTATATAGAGATGATCACGTCCGGAGCTGAGGAATTGGGTATACCACGAGTGGCAGCGATTACTGAAGGCAGCGAAATTGGTTACGCCAAACTACCACGTACCATTTATGAAGGGCGCCGTACCAGCACAGCAAAGAGTTATTTGGGTAGGGCTATGAAGAGAACAAACTTACAtgtcataaaaaatgcacaagTTACAAAACTGCATTTCGATGAGAGTGGCGAGCGACTGCAATCGGCGAGTTTCATTTTGAGAGAAAAACATGAGTTAACAGTAAATGTTGGCAAGGAGTTAATACTCTCGGCTGGCGCTATTGATTCACCCAAATTACTGTTGCTTTCAGGTGTGGGACCAGCGCAGCACCTACAGTCGCTGCATATACCGCTCGTACATGAACTGCCTATAGGTGACAATTTGCAAGATCATCTTTTTACATTACTATGCTTTAAAATGGAAGAGAATACAGCGACGCACATTTCGGAAAAAATGGTTTTAGATATCGTCTATAACTATCTAATACACTCTCGTGGTCCGCTCTCCGGCGATGGCGTTGTATCTCTAACAGGCTTCATTAATACACGTAATGGTAGCAACGCTCAATATCCCGATATACAATTTCTACATGAGTTCGTGCACCGCGGTGATTACCTAAGCTTGCGCATTATACTTGATGCCTTCACGTTGAACGATGTTTATATTAAAGCCATCGAAAAGCAGTTGGAAAGCGCAAATATCTTGATCGTTGTATCAGTATTATCATACCCGGAGTCGCGGGGGAAACTTCAGCTGCAAAGTGCCAACTACAAAGATTCACCAAAACTCTATGCCAATTATTTGGAGAATCCGCTTGACATGGCAACACTATTACGTGGTATTCGCTTTCAAGAAAAGATGGCACACACCGCCTCCTTTCGCGCACGTGACGCACAACTATTACAAGTGCCAATTCCAGAATGCGATGCGCTCGTGACTGGGAGTGATGACTATTGGCGTTGCTATgtgaaatatttcacttttactCTGTATCATCAAACGGGCACCGTGAAAATGGGTCCCGACTCAGACAAGACGAGCTGCGTAAATCCACGTTTAAAGTTAAGAGGTGTGCGGAATTTGCGTGTGGCAGATGCAAGTATTATGCCACTCATTCCTAGTGCCAATACGAATGCCGCTACGATAATGATTGCTGAACGCGCCGCTGATTTCATTAAGAAAGACTGGTTGGGCACGCAGGCAGAGAAGACGGAGGCGCACAATGAGCTTTAG